In Bubalus kerabau isolate K-KA32 ecotype Philippines breed swamp buffalo chromosome 4, PCC_UOA_SB_1v2, whole genome shotgun sequence, one DNA window encodes the following:
- the LOC129651572 gene encoding phosphatidylethanolamine-binding protein 1-like, with protein MPVDLSKWSGPLSLQEVDERPQHPLQVKYGGAEVDELGKVLTPTQVKNRPTSITWDGLDPGKLYTLVLTDPDAPSRKDPKYREWHHFLVVNMKGNNISSGTVLSDYVGSGPPKGTGLHRYLWLVYEQEGPLKCDEPILSNRSGDHRGKFKVASFRKKYELGAPVAGTCYQAEWDDYVPKLYKQLSGK; from the coding sequence ATGCCGGTGGACCTCAGCAAGTGGTCCGGGCCTCTGAGCCTGCAGGAAGTGGATGAGCGGCCGCAGCACCCGCTGCAGGTCAAATATGGCGGGGCAGAGGTTGACGAACTGGGCAAAGTGCTGACACCCACCCAGGTTAAAAACCGGCCCACCAGCATTACATGGGATGGCCTTGATCCAGGTAAATTGTACACCTTGGTCTTGACAGATCCGGATGCTCCCAGCAGGAAGGACCCCAAATACAGGGAATGGCACCATTTCCTTGTGGTCAACATGAAGGGCAACAACATCAGCAGTGGCACGGTTCTCTCCGATTATGTGGGCTCTGGGCCTCCCAAGGGCACAGGCCTGCACCGCTACCTCTGGCTGGTTTACGAGCAGGAAGGACCACTGAAGTGTGATGAGCCCATTCTCAGCAACCGATCTGGAGACCACCGTGGCAAATTCAAGGTGGCCTCTTTCCGCAAAAAGTACGAGCTTGGGGCCCCAGTGGCCGGCACGTGTTACCAGGCCGAATGGGATGATTATGTGCCCAAGCTCTACAAGCAGCTGTCTGGGAAGTAG